Proteins co-encoded in one Malus sylvestris chromosome 9, drMalSylv7.2, whole genome shotgun sequence genomic window:
- the LOC126583636 gene encoding uncharacterized protein LOC126583636 → MAVSSSPILSPFRMKITATEFVSPSSTLPRINFCNNRRQSPAVVLASKSEKESWSEAKRVLMEQYGFNPDESLSPEPSPNGKRKKKLKESGRGVEITPKEPKAARTTHKLLTVLGGKARRMKLLSPKGMDVRPMMEVVKGAAFDILQAAGGCPASLRPGRWLDLYSGTGSVGIEAISRGCSEVHFVEMDPWVVSDVLRPNLEWTGFLDMSVIHTVRVEKFMERAQKLAGKEPFDYISVTPPYMEVDYAVLMDQISSSDLVGEDSFIVVEYPLRTDMLDSCGCLVKITDRRFGRTHLAIYGPKWAQKKKKKEKSLRGAAVEI, encoded by the exons ATGGCGGTTTCATCTTCTCCGATCCTCTCTCCATTCCGAATGAAGATAACAGCTACGGAATTTGTCTCGCCTTCTTCCACTCTTCCTCGCATCAATTTCTGCAACAATCGACGGCAATCACCTGCCGTCGTCCTCGCTTCCA AGTCGGAGAAGGAATCGTGGAGTGAGGCCAAGAGAGTGTTGATGGAGCAGTACGGCTTCAACCCCGATGAATCCTTATCTCCTGAGCCCTCTCCAAAc ggaaagaggaagaaaaagctGAAAGAGTCTGGACGGGGCGTTGAAATTACACCAAAGGAGCCGAAGGCCGCTCGAACAACCCATAAGTTGCTTACT GTGCTTGGAGGAAAGGCGCGGAGAATGAAGTTGCTAAGTCCAAAAGGTATGGATGTGCGCCCGATGATGGAGGTTGTGAAAGGTGCAGCCTTTGATATCCTGCAG GCTGCTGGTGGTTGTCCTGCATCTTTGAGGCCTGGCCGTTGGTTAGACTTGTACAGTGGTACTGGATCGGTTGGAATTGAAGCTATTAGCCGAGGATGCTCCGAG GTACATTTTGTTGAGATGGATCCATGGGTTGTTTCAGATGTTTTACGCCCAAATTTGGAATGGACTGGGTTTCTTGATATGTCAGTTATACATACTGTTCGTGTTGAAAAATTCATGGAACGTGCACAGAAACTTGCAG GCAAAGAACCATTTGATTACATTAGCGTTACCCCACCGTATATGGAAGTTGACTATGCAGTACTGATGGATCAAATATCAAGTTCAGATCTAGTTGGAGAAGATAGCTTTATA GTAGTTGAGTACCCACTAAGGACTGACATGCTGGATTCATGTGGATGCCTTGTGAAG ATAACCGATCGACGGTTTGGCAGGACACACTTGGCTATTTATGGACCCAAGTgggcccagaagaagaagaagaaagaaaagtcaCTTCGAGGAGCAGCAGTAGAAATTTGA
- the LOC126583635 gene encoding uncharacterized protein LOC126583635, whose amino-acid sequence MGACASRPKGCSFGFKKKKKNDGGARRRRRVIPRRVSSASDRSHSVPTHQGSMDASFFDANSAIESERDDEFYSVHDDVMSLHESESASTLSVSSPRGLSRLALKPPPLHSTSAVSAEVTVDEIGGGDKMQGLDHCWILQTSCLPCLPSTSNSPLGDKRITPAAPSLRRKVLSFKWREGHSASAAAAADSTPTLLSPRTLAKRPLAGSTIPYCPVEKRIPDCWSPLEPNTFKVRGKNYLRDKKKEIAPSCAAFYPFAADIFVSQKKIDHIARFVELPVVSTTGDIPSILVVNVQIPLYPANFFQGDSDGEGMNLVMYYKISETYSKELPPHFRESITRLINDEVERVRGFPVDTIAPFRERLKILGRVANLEDLHLSTAEKKLMNAYNEKPVLSRPQHEFYLGENYFEIDLDMHRFSYISRKGIEAFHERMKLSVLDFGLTIQGNKPEDLPEHLLCSIRLNKVDYNNKSLPGVLNPKSL is encoded by the exons ATGGGGGCTTGTGCTTCGAGGCCGAAGGGCTGCAGTTTCGgattcaagaagaagaagaagaatgacgGCGGCGCCCGCCGCCGGAGGCGAGTCATTCCCCGGCGCGTTTCGTCGGCCTCCGATCGCTCTCACTCCGTTCCTACACACCAAG GAAGTATGGATGCATCGTTTTTTGATGCGAATTCGGCGATCGAGTCGGAGCGAGATGACGAATTTTACAGTGTTCATGATG ATGTGATGTCATTACACGAGTCGGAAAGTGCATCCACATTGAGTGTGTCTTCACCGAGAGGTCTTTCTCGGCTGGCACTGAAACCGCCGCCATTGCATTCCACCTCCGCTGTGTCCGCGGAGGTGACTGTGGATGAAATTGGCGGAGGGGACAAGATGCAGGGACTGGATCATTGTTGGATTCTTCAAACTTCTTGCTTGCCTTGTCTTCCTTCCACTTCCAATAGCCCGTTGGGCGACAAAAGAATAACCCCGGCCGCGCCAAGCTTGAGGAGGAAAGTCCTTTCCTTTAAATGGAGGGAAGGGCATTCTGCTAGTGCTGCAGCTGCAGCTGATTCCACCCCCACATTAC TTTCCCCCAGAACGCTTGCGAAAAGACCACTTGCCGGTTCTACAATTCCGTACTGTCCCGTTGAGAAGAGAATTCCAGATTGTTGGTCACCTCTCGAGCCAAATACATTCAAAGTCCGGGGTAAAAATTATCTTAG ggataaaaagaaagaaattgcTCCGAGCTGCGCTGCATTTTATCCTTTCGCCGCTGATATTTTCGTATCTCAGAAAAAGATTGATCACATTGCTCGTTTTGTGGAACTTCCAGTTGTGAGTACCACTGGAGACATCCCGTCTATTCTTGTTGTAAATGTTCAG ATACCACTTTATCCAGCCAATTTTTTTCAAGGCGATAGTGATGGAGAAGGAATGAACTTGGTTATGTACTATAAGATTTCTGAAACTTATTCCAAAGAGCTTCCCCCTCATTTCCGAGAAAGTATCACT AGACTGATCAATGACGAAGTGGAGAGAGTTAGAGGATTCCCTGTCGATACAATTGCACCCTTCAGGGAAAGATTGAAAATTTTGGGCCGAGTGGCAAATTTGGAGGATCTTCATTTAAGCACAGCCGAGAAGAAGCTAATGAATGCTTACAATGAAAAACCTGTTCTTTCACGTCCTCAACATGAATTTTACTTG GGAGAAAACTACTTCGAGATCGATTTGGATATGCACAGATTCAGCTACATCTCTAGAAAAGGTATTGAAGCATTTCACGAAAGAATGAAGCTGTCGGTATTGGATTTTGGTCTCACAATTCAG GGGAACAAGCCAGAAGACTTGCCTGAACATTTGTTATGCAGCATACGGTTGAACAAAGTTGACTACAATAATAAATCATTACCAGGAGTTTTGAATCCAAAGTCTCTGTAA